In Natronomonas halophila, one DNA window encodes the following:
- a CDS encoding basic amino acid ABC transporter substrate-binding protein, producing the protein MDRRSYLKTVGGAGAAAAFAGCLGDGGNGNGEDGAETITIGSDIPYPPFEYRTEEGELVGFDVEIAEAVFAGELGYEYEFQETSFDGIIPSLNNGNFRVIMSAMTINDERAEEVDFSDPYFTAYQTVLVLDDGNITSKEDLKGTQVGVQKGTTGEAAAEGLQEEFDGDLTIESYDQITGAFDALLNNQVDAVINDNTVSAEFANENDEVVFLEGEGEAAAQGDDAPPYLTLTIEEYGIAFRQDDDEFRQEVNDALATIREDGTYDEIYNEYFAA; encoded by the coding sequence CTGGACCGTCGTTCGTACCTGAAAACGGTCGGTGGCGCCGGCGCGGCAGCGGCGTTCGCCGGCTGTCTCGGCGACGGCGGAAACGGAAATGGCGAGGACGGAGCGGAGACTATCACTATCGGTTCGGACATCCCGTACCCGCCGTTCGAGTACCGAACCGAGGAGGGCGAACTCGTCGGCTTCGACGTGGAGATCGCCGAAGCGGTCTTCGCCGGCGAACTCGGCTACGAATACGAGTTTCAGGAGACCAGTTTCGACGGCATCATCCCGTCGCTGAACAACGGTAACTTCCGGGTCATCATGAGCGCGATGACCATCAACGACGAGCGAGCCGAGGAGGTCGACTTCTCGGACCCCTACTTCACGGCCTACCAGACCGTCCTCGTCCTCGACGACGGGAACATCACCTCGAAGGAGGACCTCAAGGGCACGCAGGTCGGCGTCCAGAAGGGGACGACCGGCGAGGCGGCCGCCGAGGGGCTTCAAGAGGAGTTCGACGGCGACCTCACCATCGAGAGCTACGACCAGATTACCGGCGCCTTCGACGCGCTGTTGAACAATCAGGTCGACGCCGTCATCAACGACAACACCGTCAGCGCCGAGTTCGCAAACGAGAACGACGAGGTCGTCTTCCTCGAAGGCGAGGGCGAGGCCGCCGCCCAGGGCGATGACGCGCCGCCGTACCTCACGCTGACCATCGAGGAGTACGGCATCGCCTTCCGACAGGACGACGACGAGTTCCGTCAGGAAGTCAACGACGCGCTGGCAACCATCCGCGAGGACGGCACCTACGACGAAATTTACAACGAGTACTTCGCTGCATAG
- a CDS encoding amino acid ABC transporter permease, whose product MRDALVRRFGEIVSGGFLLLIGALVVWILQTQVNYTLLTSPFIAQRFAEAFVLVLQIVVISSLLSVTLGVIVGLGRISTSGITGRIAKGYVEFFRGTPLLFQLFVIYFGIPRLWATGQFPFENWAVPAAIIGLTLNHGAYVGEAIRGGIDAVPDGQMEAARSLGMSRVMALRHIVLPQAWRNALAAIGNDQIILVKDTSLLTVIAVPEIMSVFRNINSNQLDPWTPLVWVCILYLMITMSMSQVVNSLEKYSDWGSDGGILGRLSNLSRTVGSGNE is encoded by the coding sequence ATGCGTGATGCACTCGTCAGACGATTCGGTGAAATCGTATCCGGCGGGTTCCTCCTTCTAATCGGCGCCCTCGTGGTATGGATCCTGCAAACACAGGTCAATTACACGCTGCTTACGTCGCCGTTCATCGCCCAACGGTTCGCAGAGGCCTTCGTTCTCGTCCTCCAGATCGTCGTCATCTCGAGTCTCCTCTCGGTGACCCTCGGTGTCATTGTCGGCCTGGGGCGGATCTCCACCTCCGGTATTACTGGACGTATCGCGAAGGGCTACGTCGAGTTCTTCCGCGGGACGCCGCTGCTCTTCCAACTTTTCGTCATCTACTTCGGCATCCCTCGACTGTGGGCGACCGGCCAGTTCCCCTTCGAGAACTGGGCGGTTCCGGCGGCGATTATCGGCCTCACGTTGAACCACGGCGCCTACGTCGGCGAGGCAATTCGCGGCGGCATCGACGCCGTCCCCGACGGACAGATGGAAGCCGCCCGCTCCCTCGGGATGTCGCGAGTGATGGCGCTTCGACACATCGTCCTCCCGCAGGCGTGGCGAAACGCTCTGGCAGCCATCGGCAACGACCAGATTATCCTCGTCAAGGACACCTCGCTTCTGACCGTCATCGCCGTCCCCGAGATCATGAGCGTCTTCCGGAACATCAACAGCAACCAACTGGACCCATGGACGCCGCTGGTGTGGGTCTGTATCCTCTATCTCATGATTACGATGTCGATGAGTCAGGTCGTCAACTCCCTCGAGAAGTACTCCGACTGGGGCTCCGACGGGGGCATTCTCGGGCGGTTGTCGAACCTCTCCCGAACTGTCGGGAGTGGTAACGAATGA
- a CDS encoding amino acid ABC transporter ATP-binding protein, protein MSHEPLVEFEGVDKYFGDTHVLKDIDLEVDEQEVVVVIGPSGSGKSTLLRCTNRLEEIQSGEIRLDGRSITDGDVNQVRQQVGMVFQSFNLFPHKNALKNVSIGPNEVRGLPASKATRRAEELLDRVGLADQMDSYPHELSGGQQQRVAIARALAMDPKVMLFDEVTSALDPELVGEVLDVIEDLAEEGMTMMLVTHEMGFAREVADRIVLMSEGRIVEEGEPESFFENPQTERGERFLSRLL, encoded by the coding sequence ATGAGCCACGAACCGCTCGTCGAGTTCGAGGGCGTCGACAAGTACTTCGGCGACACCCATGTGCTGAAAGATATCGACCTTGAAGTCGACGAGCAGGAGGTTGTCGTCGTTATCGGCCCTTCAGGGTCGGGAAAATCGACGCTGCTTCGGTGTACGAACCGCCTCGAGGAAATCCAGAGCGGCGAGATCCGGTTGGACGGTCGGTCGATCACCGACGGTGACGTCAATCAGGTCCGCCAGCAGGTCGGGATGGTCTTCCAGTCGTTCAACCTCTTCCCGCATAAGAACGCCCTCAAAAACGTCTCCATCGGCCCGAACGAGGTCCGCGGTCTCCCCGCGTCGAAGGCCACGCGCCGCGCCGAGGAACTGTTGGACCGCGTCGGTCTCGCCGACCAGATGGATTCCTATCCCCACGAACTCTCCGGCGGCCAACAACAGCGGGTCGCCATCGCCCGTGCGCTGGCGATGGACCCAAAAGTGATGCTGTTCGACGAGGTCACCAGCGCGCTGGACCCCGAACTCGTCGGTGAGGTACTGGACGTCATCGAGGACCTCGCCGAGGAGGGCATGACGATGATGCTCGTCACCCACGAGATGGGCTTCGCCCGCGAAGTCGCCGACCGCATCGTCCTGATGTCGGAAGGCCGTATCGTCGAGGAGGGCGAACCGGAATCCTTCTTCGAGAACCCGCAGACCGAACGCGGCGAGCGGTTCCTCTCCCGATTGCTCTGA
- a CDS encoding replication factor C large subunit, with translation MSDWTEKYRPETLSEVRGNNKARDALKEWAETWDDHGDAVVLHGAPGVGKTSAAHALANDMDWPVLEMNASDARTKDEIERFAGRAASNTTLGSQRQLIILDEADNLHQHKDRGGAAAMTRLVKNATQPIVLIANDYYEMSSGLRSACEDIEFRDISTRSIVPVLRDICRQENVDFDEEVLKKIAEQNRGDLRGAIKDLQSRERNGEIRAEGSEGERDKTVDIFSFLDAVLKEESAEDALTTAYDVDETPDNLLQWIEDKVPKVYEADELADAYKHLANADVWLGRVRATQNYSYWRYATDNVAAGVASARQQKRGGWTQYGGAPYRSSRDATRDYIAEQIAAKSGVSTATARREIMPYLAVMTHHCKNRELTVEMVARYDLDAEHVSFITGSGKTTNKVQGIIEDAEERLEAEAVEHSGGAFAPSVTDGAEADGEDGEETESETEDDTEGTLAEFGASGGEGTASTDDSGDDQSPEERAAEAEDDDGQAGLSDFM, from the coding sequence ATGAGTGATTGGACGGAAAAATACCGCCCGGAGACCCTCTCGGAGGTCCGGGGGAACAACAAGGCCCGCGACGCGCTGAAGGAGTGGGCCGAGACGTGGGACGACCACGGCGATGCGGTCGTTCTCCACGGCGCACCGGGGGTCGGCAAGACCTCCGCCGCCCACGCGCTGGCCAACGACATGGACTGGCCGGTTCTGGAGATGAACGCCTCGGACGCCCGCACGAAGGACGAAATCGAACGGTTCGCGGGCCGTGCGGCCTCGAACACGACGCTGGGCAGCCAGCGACAACTCATCATCCTCGACGAGGCCGACAACCTCCACCAGCACAAGGACCGCGGCGGCGCCGCCGCGATGACCCGCCTCGTCAAGAACGCCACCCAGCCCATCGTCCTCATCGCCAACGACTACTACGAGATGTCGTCGGGCCTCCGCAGCGCCTGCGAGGACATCGAGTTCCGCGATATCTCGACGCGGTCTATCGTCCCCGTCCTTCGGGACATCTGCCGACAGGAGAACGTCGACTTCGACGAGGAAGTCCTCAAGAAAATCGCCGAACAGAACCGCGGCGACCTGCGCGGGGCCATCAAGGACCTGCAGTCCCGCGAGCGGAACGGCGAAATTCGCGCCGAAGGCTCGGAGGGCGAACGCGACAAGACCGTCGACATCTTCTCGTTTCTGGACGCCGTCCTCAAGGAGGAATCAGCTGAAGACGCCCTCACAACTGCCTACGACGTCGACGAGACGCCCGATAACCTCCTGCAGTGGATCGAAGACAAGGTGCCGAAGGTCTACGAGGCCGACGAGTTGGCTGACGCCTACAAACACCTCGCGAACGCCGACGTCTGGCTCGGCCGCGTGCGCGCCACCCAGAACTACAGCTACTGGCGCTATGCCACCGACAACGTCGCCGCCGGCGTCGCCTCGGCCCGCCAGCAGAAACGCGGCGGCTGGACCCAGTACGGCGGCGCACCCTACCGCTCCTCGCGGGACGCCACCCGGGATTACATCGCCGAACAGATAGCCGCGAAATCGGGCGTTTCGACGGCGACCGCTCGGCGCGAAATCATGCCCTATCTCGCGGTGATGACCCATCACTGCAAGAACCGCGAGTTGACCGTCGAGATGGTCGCCCGCTACGACCTCGATGCCGAACACGTCTCCTTCATCACCGGGTCTGGCAAGACAACCAACAAGGTTCAGGGCATCATCGAGGACGCCGAGGAGCGACTCGAAGCAGAAGCCGTCGAACACTCCGGTGGGGCCTTCGCTCCCAGTGTCACCGACGGTGCGGAAGCAGACGGCGAGGATGGCGAGGAGACCGAATCGGAAACTGAAGACGACACGGAAGGTACCCTCGCGGAGTTCGGCGCTTCGGGCGGTGAGGGAACGGCCAGCACGGACGATTCGGGCGACGACCAATCACCCGAAGAACGCGCCGCGGAAGCCGAAGACGACGACGGGCAGGCCGGCCTCTCGGACTTTATGTGA
- a CDS encoding PIN domain-containing protein has protein sequence MYAETDFLLALIKDDDWLGESAEKVYRAHSDDLWTSQFTLIELLVVAYREDRDTERVVANAAALVDVRGDVDTVVAAATYVEDHGFTPFDALHLVESDGETIVSSDDAYEGFATRVDLKDAAEE, from the coding sequence ATGTATGCGGAGACGGATTTCCTCTTGGCGCTCATCAAAGATGACGACTGGTTAGGCGAATCCGCGGAGAAGGTGTACCGTGCGCATAGCGACGACCTCTGGACGTCGCAGTTCACGCTCATCGAACTCCTTGTCGTTGCCTATCGGGAGGACCGAGACACTGAGCGGGTGGTCGCGAATGCCGCTGCACTCGTAGATGTGCGTGGGGACGTGGATACCGTCGTAGCAGCAGCCACGTACGTTGAAGACCACGGATTCACCCCGTTCGATGCACTACATCTCGTCGAATCCGACGGCGAGACGATCGTCTCCAGCGATGATGCTTACGAGGGATTCGCCACACGAGTCGACCTGAAAGACGCGGCCGAAGAGTGA
- a CDS encoding AbrB/MazE/SpoVT family DNA-binding domain-containing protein, with the protein MSEATLDDRGRLTLPKEVRERYGDRYRIVELHDGVKLIPIAEDPLDALRAEFDDVDKSADELREEAREAALNEAGR; encoded by the coding sequence ATGTCAGAAGCAACGCTTGACGACCGGGGGCGACTCACCCTCCCGAAGGAGGTTCGAGAGCGATACGGCGACCGGTACCGTATCGTCGAACTCCACGACGGGGTCAAACTGATTCCAATCGCGGAAGACCCGCTTGACGCGCTTCGCGCGGAGTTCGATGACGTGGACAAATCGGCCGATGAACTCCGGGAGGAAGCACGAGAGGCGGCGCTGAACGAGGCTGGCCGCTAA
- a CDS encoding HD domain-containing protein, with the protein MDIEAVFPEIETIEDDTLRTGVASAWTSAAGVNGLDIEELPEVPWLPPAQDDLDMDADDALLVDHVQDVTSCALGLAESLLARNDDLEIDIDTVIAGALVHDVSKLYEFDGMERTDVGRLLGHPYYGVSVVSRANLPVDIAHIVLSHSSRTNVEPATLEAEIVRRADEVAAASLRSTAVEDLRDA; encoded by the coding sequence ATGGACATCGAAGCCGTCTTTCCGGAAATCGAGACCATCGAGGACGACACGCTTCGAACCGGCGTCGCCTCGGCGTGGACCAGCGCCGCGGGTGTCAACGGGCTCGATATCGAGGAGTTGCCCGAGGTGCCGTGGCTGCCGCCCGCACAGGACGACCTCGACATGGACGCCGACGACGCGCTGTTGGTCGACCACGTTCAGGACGTCACTTCCTGTGCGCTGGGCCTCGCGGAATCCCTGCTCGCGCGCAACGATGACCTCGAAATCGATATCGACACCGTCATCGCGGGCGCGCTGGTCCACGACGTCTCGAAACTCTACGAGTTCGACGGCATGGAACGTACCGACGTCGGCCGTCTGCTCGGCCACCCCTACTACGGCGTCTCGGTCGTCTCCCGGGCGAACCTCCCGGTCGACATCGCCCATATCGTTCTCTCACACAGCAGTCGCACGAACGTCGAACCGGCAACGCTGGAAGCAGAAATCGTTCGCCGGGCCGACGAGGTGGCGGCCGCAAGCCTCCGGTCGACGGCCGTCGAGGACCTTCGGGACGCCTGA
- a CDS encoding rhomboid family intramembrane serine protease, translating into MDIPVAVWYLTLAAGIAVSLGALWRLARPDGRWGMLARKRLVMGVPWGTLIAVLGVAAFYLFAQNGLANPRNPVVIPFRAWGYLYPTGMLTAGFAHAGLGHVTGNLLGTLVFGSLAEYAWSHFPRKRGTTTFSSLRTNPFARIAAWVVAIFLVGVFSALFALGPVIGFSGVVFAFIGFALVRFPLATVAATLLSGVVRLVYNAIQSPTITQTASESFSRPWWANIAIQGHALGLFVGVVLAAGLLYRRDVRPNPSHLWVAALVIAADRGLWAVYAIEGSGRFTLYRALGTALVFLVAALIASGVTATPRAFIASIDLSRREAAYGLLLATVFALALIAVPFNLFVVDDPSAGLDGADPVEVGDYTVFYAEDVENQYIPAIPFPAGNTSEVNASGVIVVSEQRNIWWEEVSTNRLVSSGEATIRLGGLTWHEDVRATRTEWTLTGGESTYNVQLGVADTDRPVVFRDERATADARIDGRNVSIEPVGDGFDMVVTRENETLGRVAIPENGTTTTVGGMTVERDERDLLVERGDTRIRIARRSR; encoded by the coding sequence ATGGATATCCCGGTCGCCGTCTGGTATCTCACACTTGCGGCCGGCATCGCCGTCTCGCTCGGAGCTTTGTGGCGGCTCGCTCGTCCCGACGGTCGATGGGGTATGCTGGCCCGCAAACGCCTCGTCATGGGCGTTCCGTGGGGGACGCTCATCGCCGTCCTCGGCGTGGCTGCCTTCTATCTCTTCGCGCAGAACGGCCTCGCCAATCCTCGAAACCCCGTCGTCATCCCGTTTCGGGCGTGGGGGTATCTCTACCCGACCGGGATGCTCACCGCCGGGTTCGCCCACGCCGGTCTGGGCCACGTCACCGGCAACCTCCTCGGGACGCTCGTCTTCGGGTCGCTGGCCGAATACGCCTGGAGTCACTTCCCCCGCAAACGGGGGACGACGACCTTCTCGTCGCTTCGAACCAACCCCTTCGCCCGCATCGCCGCGTGGGTCGTCGCGATCTTCCTCGTCGGCGTCTTCTCGGCGCTGTTCGCTCTCGGGCCGGTCATCGGATTCTCCGGCGTCGTCTTCGCCTTCATCGGCTTCGCCTTGGTGCGGTTCCCGCTGGCAACGGTCGCAGCGACGCTACTGTCGGGAGTCGTCCGCCTCGTGTACAACGCGATTCAATCGCCGACGATTACGCAGACAGCCAGCGAATCCTTCTCCCGACCGTGGTGGGCCAACATCGCGATTCAGGGCCACGCACTCGGCCTCTTCGTCGGCGTCGTTCTCGCCGCCGGCCTCCTCTATCGTCGCGATGTGCGACCAAACCCGAGCCATCTCTGGGTGGCCGCACTCGTCATCGCCGCCGACCGCGGCCTCTGGGCGGTTTACGCCATCGAAGGGTCGGGTCGGTTCACCCTCTATCGGGCGCTCGGAACGGCACTCGTCTTCTTGGTCGCCGCCCTCATCGCCAGCGGCGTGACGGCGACGCCGCGGGCGTTCATCGCCAGTATCGACCTCTCGCGGCGGGAAGCCGCCTACGGCCTCCTGTTGGCAACTGTCTTCGCGCTCGCGCTCATCGCCGTCCCGTTCAACCTCTTCGTCGTCGACGACCCCAGCGCCGGCCTCGACGGCGCCGACCCCGTCGAAGTCGGCGATTACACCGTCTTCTACGCCGAGGACGTCGAGAATCAGTATATCCCGGCGATTCCGTTCCCGGCCGGCAACACCTCCGAGGTCAACGCCAGCGGCGTCATCGTCGTCTCCGAACAGCGCAATATCTGGTGGGAGGAAGTCTCCACGAACCGACTCGTCAGCAGCGGCGAGGCGACGATTCGGCTCGGCGGCCTCACCTGGCACGAGGACGTTCGCGCGACACGAACCGAGTGGACCCTCACCGGCGGTGAATCGACCTATAACGTCCAACTCGGAGTCGCTGACACCGACCGCCCGGTCGTCTTCCGCGACGAGCGAGCGACCGCCGACGCGCGTATCGACGGCCGGAACGTCTCCATCGAACCGGTCGGTGACGGCTTCGACATGGTCGTTACACGCGAGAACGAGACGCTCGGGCGGGTGGCGATCCCGGAAAACGGCACCACTACGACTGTCGGCGGCATGACCGTCGAGCGCGACGAGCGGGACCTCCTTGTCGAGCGCGGCGACACGCGGATTCGCATCGCTCGGCGGTCGCGATAG
- a CDS encoding AAA domain-containing protein produces the protein MNLRGPIVEAGDPRTVETSYGTSELAEVTVRPERGARDPVSVTLWGDWTETAELLTEGMELLVTNVEEDKFKGEIQYSTTGDSLVVVDPDFLVDVTDIRSWVQCPRMYYLNKLTGIPLKYPVIKGTVVHEVFGDLLRGRDLDDSIEERVAEAALDIGLLGETADSVADDIRENAAAIQGWLQQGRLGDDADTWRSEQTLISKQFGIKGRADAVRRGMPVELKTGKNLTKEPRFQDKVQAACYALLLAGNLEDAPDTGTLLYTKNTALERNEESGDLSPAKEFSIGSGFLQFVLRTRNEIAAAEHDMSVPTGYEANAKCEYCFEQDTCMVVSGRLDKESKAGQIGEPLPQEERDYFERFYRAIEEERREVHKEYRKLWEQTATERADDDRALIDLEPLDRRAVSGGRWRLRAERTSDAVSKIREGDRVLASDGDPIDGTAELATVEELGEDVVVVADEPLDLRRLDVYPSEIGVDRQLTALHDAILRGDPDRKDVLFGRRDPEFSGEERTYIDNNDAQNEAVNKAVNAEDFALVHGPPGTGKTYTLAQTVRTLVRSGERVLLSAFTNRAVDNAIEALEEQGFTDIVRWGSESGVRDDMQEYRMERSGDPRERAAELQDAQVVAATTAACGSRALKEQHFDVAVVDEAGQLTEPGTFLATNLADRFVLVGDHEQLPPVVRAENDLQESLFERLIETYPEAGVMLDRQYRMSQRVQWFSSEEFYDSQLRPANGEVAAQRLDQLPGVESDALPPELQNPVSFVDPDGRADGNTNRIEADRVAEIVQSFREVGVAPEDIGVIAPFRAQVAEISRRVPADIAVDTVDRFQGSSKEVIVLSFVASEDLESPIFEDYRRVNVALTRAKKSLVLVGDAGALATVPFYERMLKWANSD, from the coding sequence GTGAACCTTCGCGGCCCCATCGTCGAGGCAGGCGACCCCCGGACCGTCGAGACGAGTTACGGCACCTCGGAACTCGCCGAGGTGACGGTCCGTCCCGAACGGGGCGCCCGCGACCCCGTGTCGGTGACGCTGTGGGGCGACTGGACCGAAACCGCGGAACTGCTGACCGAGGGGATGGAGTTACTCGTCACGAACGTCGAGGAAGACAAGTTTAAGGGAGAGATACAGTATTCGACGACCGGCGACTCACTGGTCGTGGTCGACCCCGATTTCCTCGTCGACGTGACGGACATCCGCTCGTGGGTCCAGTGCCCCCGGATGTACTACCTCAACAAACTCACCGGCATCCCGCTGAAGTACCCGGTCATCAAGGGGACCGTCGTCCACGAGGTGTTCGGCGACCTGCTCCGAGGGCGAGACCTCGATGACAGCATCGAGGAACGCGTCGCAGAGGCCGCTCTCGATATCGGCCTGCTGGGTGAGACGGCTGACTCGGTCGCTGACGACATCCGAGAGAACGCCGCCGCGATTCAGGGCTGGCTCCAGCAGGGGCGCCTCGGCGACGACGCCGACACGTGGCGCTCCGAGCAGACGCTCATCTCCAAGCAGTTCGGCATCAAGGGCCGGGCCGACGCCGTCCGCCGGGGGATGCCCGTCGAACTGAAGACAGGCAAGAACCTGACCAAGGAACCGCGATTCCAGGACAAGGTGCAGGCCGCCTGCTATGCTCTCCTTCTGGCCGGCAACCTCGAAGACGCACCGGACACCGGGACGCTACTCTATACCAAGAACACCGCCTTAGAGCGCAACGAGGAGTCCGGTGACCTCTCGCCAGCCAAGGAGTTCTCTATCGGGTCGGGGTTCCTACAGTTCGTCCTCCGGACGCGAAACGAAATCGCCGCCGCCGAACACGATATGAGCGTTCCGACGGGCTACGAGGCCAACGCAAAATGCGAGTACTGCTTCGAGCAGGACACCTGTATGGTCGTCTCGGGCCGACTCGACAAGGAGTCGAAGGCCGGCCAAATCGGCGAACCCCTCCCTCAAGAAGAACGCGACTACTTCGAGCGCTTCTATCGCGCCATCGAGGAGGAACGCCGCGAGGTCCACAAGGAGTACCGCAAACTCTGGGAGCAAACCGCCACCGAGCGGGCCGACGACGACCGCGCGCTCATCGACCTCGAACCGCTCGACAGGCGTGCCGTCTCGGGCGGGCGCTGGCGCCTCCGCGCGGAGCGGACCTCCGATGCTGTCTCGAAGATTCGTGAGGGCGACCGCGTTCTCGCCAGCGACGGCGACCCCATCGACGGGACCGCCGAACTCGCGACCGTCGAGGAGTTGGGCGAGGACGTCGTCGTCGTGGCGGACGAACCGCTGGACCTCCGGCGACTCGACGTCTACCCCTCCGAAATCGGCGTCGACCGACAGTTGACCGCCCTCCACGACGCGATACTTCGTGGCGACCCCGACCGGAAAGACGTCCTCTTCGGCCGGCGCGACCCCGAGTTCTCCGGCGAGGAGCGTACCTACATCGACAACAACGACGCCCAGAACGAGGCTGTCAACAAGGCCGTCAACGCCGAGGACTTCGCCCTCGTCCACGGCCCGCCGGGGACGGGCAAAACGTACACGCTGGCCCAGACGGTCCGGACGCTGGTTCGGAGCGGCGAGCGCGTCCTCCTGTCGGCGTTCACCAACCGGGCGGTCGACAACGCCATCGAGGCCCTCGAAGAGCAGGGTTTCACGGACATCGTCCGCTGGGGCTCCGAATCGGGGGTCCGCGACGACATGCAGGAATACCGGATGGAACGCAGCGGCGACCCCCGAGAGCGCGCCGCCGAACTGCAGGACGCACAGGTCGTCGCCGCGACCACCGCGGCCTGTGGCTCCCGAGCGCTCAAAGAGCAACACTTCGACGTCGCCGTCGTCGACGAGGCCGGCCAGTTGACCGAACCCGGTACCTTCCTCGCGACGAACCTCGCCGACCGGTTCGTGTTGGTCGGCGACCACGAGCAACTGCCGCCCGTGGTGCGTGCCGAAAACGACCTGCAGGAATCCCTCTTCGAGCGCCTTATCGAGACGTATCCCGAGGCCGGCGTCATGCTCGACCGGCAGTATCGGATGAGCCAGCGCGTCCAGTGGTTCTCTAGCGAGGAGTTCTACGACAGCCAGTTGCGCCCCGCAAACGGTGAGGTAGCCGCCCAGCGGCTCGACCAGTTGCCGGGCGTCGAAAGCGACGCGCTCCCGCCGGAACTCCAGAACCCCGTCTCCTTCGTCGACCCCGACGGACGCGCCGATGGCAACACCAACCGCATCGAGGCCGACCGGGTCGCCGAAATCGTCCAGTCGTTCCGCGAGGTGGGGGTCGCCCCCGAAGATATTGGCGTCATCGCACCCTTCCGCGCGCAGGTCGCCGAAATCTCTCGTCGCGTGCCGGCCGACATTGCCGTCGACACCGTCGACCGGTTTCAGGGCTCCTCCAAGGAGGTCATCGTCCTCTCCTTCGTCGCCAGCGAGGACCTCGAAAGCCCGATTTTCGAGGATTACCGCCGCGTCAACGTCGCGCTGACGCGGGCGAAGAAATCGCTCGTCCTCGTCGGCGATGCAGGGGCGCTTGCGACAGTGCCGTTCTACGAGCGGATGCTGAAGTGGGCGAACAGCGACTGA
- a CDS encoding HAD family hydrolase, whose protein sequence is MTVDAVLFDLDNTLYPYAPCNEAGKQGALEAARERGYDLDREAFEDLYQRGRRETKLDTAGAAAAHSRTLYFKHALRAHVGRPVPEDALALGEAFWSAYIDAIEPFSGLEETIAELADAGVAVGITTDLTTRLQLRKLQVLGIDDRVDAVVTSEEAGREKPGSVLFTLPLARLNCRPTDAVMVGDDPPKDIAGGNAVGLETVLFNGEVAPEAPPEHHPDHEVESLGEVLEVAL, encoded by the coding sequence ATGACCGTCGACGCCGTGCTGTTCGACCTCGACAACACGCTGTATCCGTACGCCCCGTGTAACGAGGCGGGCAAGCAGGGCGCCCTCGAGGCCGCCCGCGAACGCGGCTACGACCTCGACAGGGAGGCGTTCGAGGACCTCTACCAGCGGGGTCGACGCGAGACGAAACTGGATACGGCAGGTGCGGCCGCCGCCCACAGTCGAACGCTCTATTTCAAACACGCGCTCCGCGCACACGTGGGCCGACCGGTCCCCGAGGATGCGCTGGCGCTCGGGGAGGCGTTCTGGTCGGCGTACATCGACGCCATCGAACCCTTTTCCGGGCTTGAGGAGACCATTGCCGAACTCGCCGACGCCGGCGTAGCCGTCGGCATTACGACCGACCTGACTACTCGACTTCAGTTGCGGAAACTACAGGTGCTGGGCATCGACGACCGGGTCGACGCCGTGGTCACGTCCGAGGAGGCCGGCCGCGAGAAGCCAGGCTCGGTACTGTTCACGCTGCCGTTGGCGCGTCTGAACTGCCGGCCGACGGACGCGGTGATGGTCGGCGACGACCCCCCGAAGGATATCGCAGGCGGGAACGCAGTGGGGCTGGAGACCGTCCTGTTCAATGGCGAGGTCGCCCCCGAGGCGCCCCCCGAACATCACCCGGACCACGAGGTCGAATCGCTGGGGGAGGTTCTGGAGGTGGCGCTGTGA